A DNA window from Vigna unguiculata cultivar IT97K-499-35 chromosome 10, ASM411807v1, whole genome shotgun sequence contains the following coding sequences:
- the LOC114165212 gene encoding telomere repeat-binding factor 4-like, translating to ITSLSQNVPSRLRSLSVSPFSFLLFVSPLSFHLFLLSPSFASICTSICASVHDCRRSHLLDWTQDEEDALIAGVEKHSPGKWKNILKDPQFAPFLTSRSNIDLKDKWRNLSVNNGSQGSKDKPRVPKLKALPPPPPPTSATSSTTTTAPQNAPPTPLNAQVEVAALDSSLNDQDVKKPPRYNAMVFEALSALKDNNGSDLNAIVSFIEQKHQVPQNFRRALSTRLMRLVSQGKLEKAPDIESCVSSPHEILGSSGGSKTP from the exons ATCACTTCACTCTCTCAGAACGTTCCCTCACGTCTTCGTTCGCTCTCCGtttctcctttctcctttctcctcTTCGTTTCCCCTCTTTCGTTTCacctctttctcctttctccttcCTTCGCCTCCATTTGCACCTCCATTTGCGCCTCAGTCCACGATTGTCGCCGTTCTCATTTGCTCGATTGGACGCAAGACGAAGAAGACGCGCTCATCGCCGGAGTTGAAAAGCACAGTCCCGGAAAGTGGAAGAACATTCTCAAAGATCCCCAATTCGCCCCTTTTCTCACTTCTCGTTCCAACATCGACCTCAAG GACAAATGGCGGAATTTGAGCGTCAATAACGGTTCTCAAGGCTCCAAAGACAAACCTAGGGTTCCCAAGCTCAAggctcttcctcctcctccacctcctACTTCTGCCacctcctccaccaccaccaccgctcCTCAAAACGCCCCTCCTACTCCTCTAAACGCACAGGTCGAGGTTGCTGCCCTTGATTCTTCTCTGAATGACCAAGATGTCAAAAAACCCCCGAG GTATAATGCAATGGTTTTTGAAGCTTTATCAGCACTAAAAGATAATAATGGATCTGATCTAAATGCCATTGTTAGTTTCATCGAG CAAAAACATCAAGTTCCTCAAAATTTTAGAAGGGCATTAAGTACAAGGTTGATGAGGCTTGTTAGTCAAGGGAAACTTGAAAAG GCACCAGATATTGAAAGTTGTGTGTCATCTCCGCATGAAATACTAGGATCAAGTGGTGGAAGCAAAACACCTTAG